A portion of the Thermosediminibacter oceani DSM 16646 genome contains these proteins:
- a CDS encoding GNAT family N-acetyltransferase, whose product MRIRRYAPQDLEQMLQLLYDTVHNINIKDYSPEQVDVWAPKEPEVEKWSGFFENNICYVAEIDDKIVGFGDLTEKGYLNTLYTHKDFQRKGIGSALLKAFESEARNLGVSEITTEASITARPFFEKHDFVCVKKQNKEYKGMVFINFLMKKSLR is encoded by the coding sequence ATGCGGATCAGAAGATATGCGCCGCAGGATTTAGAGCAAATGCTCCAGTTGCTTTACGATACCGTACATAATATTAACATAAAGGATTATTCCCCGGAGCAGGTTGATGTATGGGCGCCGAAAGAGCCGGAGGTCGAGAAATGGTCCGGTTTTTTCGAAAATAATATCTGCTATGTGGCGGAAATCGATGATAAAATAGTCGGCTTCGGGGATTTAACGGAGAAGGGTTACCTGAATACCCTTTACACGCATAAGGATTTTCAGAGAAAGGGGATAGGTTCAGCCCTTTTAAAGGCTTTTGAAAGTGAAGCTAGAAACCTTGGTGTAAGTGAGATTACAACGGAAGCGAGCATTACCGCAAGGCCTTTCTTTGAAAAACACGACTTCGTATGCGTGAAAAAGCAGAATAAGGAATATAAGGGAATGGTTTTTATTAATTTTTTGATGAAAAAGAGTCTCCGATAA
- a CDS encoding M24 family metallopeptidase, with translation MNQERLNVVLREMEKQNIPQIVVSDPASIFYLTGKWIHPGERMLALYLNVNGDKRLFINELFPVHEDLGVEKVIFNDTQDAVEILSRYVEAGKPLGVDKNWPARFLLRLMELKSNCKFVIGSNIIDRVRMRKDPREIELMRQSSRINDLAVGKLIELIPQKYTEKKMGQILLEIYEELGAEGCSFDPIIAYGANAADPHHTPGNFTVREGDCVIIDIGCVKDSYCSDITRTVFYKKVSDEAAKIYNIVLEANKRAIDTVKPGVRFCDIDAAARNYIEKAGYGKYFTHRTGHSIGIEVHELGDVSAANTDRVEPGMIFSIEPGIYIPGIVGVRIEDLVVVTEDGCEVLTGYDKNLTVIE, from the coding sequence ATGAATCAGGAAAGGCTAAATGTCGTCTTGAGGGAGATGGAGAAACAAAATATCCCGCAGATTGTAGTCTCTGACCCTGCTTCAATTTTCTATCTCACGGGGAAGTGGATACATCCCGGAGAGCGAATGCTGGCGCTGTATCTAAATGTCAACGGCGACAAGAGGCTTTTTATCAACGAGCTTTTTCCCGTGCATGAAGACCTGGGCGTTGAAAAGGTCATTTTCAATGATACCCAGGATGCTGTAGAGATTTTGTCGAGGTATGTTGAAGCGGGAAAACCTTTGGGCGTAGATAAAAACTGGCCTGCCCGGTTTCTGTTAAGGCTAATGGAATTAAAGAGTAATTGTAAATTCGTTATCGGTTCAAATATCATCGATAGAGTGAGGATGCGAAAAGACCCCAGGGAAATCGAGCTGATGCGCCAATCCTCGAGAATCAACGATCTTGCCGTGGGGAAATTAATCGAACTTATACCGCAAAAATATACCGAAAAGAAGATGGGCCAAATTCTTTTAGAGATTTACGAAGAGTTAGGCGCTGAGGGCTGTTCCTTCGATCCCATCATCGCCTACGGCGCTAACGCGGCAGACCCCCACCATACACCCGGAAACTTTACAGTAAGGGAAGGGGACTGCGTTATCATAGATATCGGGTGTGTAAAGGATTCCTACTGCTCCGATATAACCAGGACTGTATTTTATAAGAAGGTTTCCGATGAGGCAGCTAAAATATACAATATAGTTCTGGAAGCCAACAAGAGAGCAATTGATACTGTAAAGCCGGGCGTAAGATTTTGCGATATTGACGCTGCTGCGCGAAATTATATTGAAAAAGCCGGGTACGGCAAATATTTTACTCACAGAACAGGACACTCTATAGGAATAGAGGTTCATGAACTCGGAGATGTCTCGGCTGCAAATACCGACAGGGTTGAACCGGGTATGATATTTTCCATAGAACCGGGCATATATATTCCGGGCATCGTGGGTGTAAGAATAGAAGACCTGGTGGTCGTAACCGAAGACGGTTGCGAAGTATTAACCGGGTACGATAAAAATCTAACCGTTATCGAATAA
- the mntA gene encoding type VII toxin-antitoxin system MntA family adenylyltransferase antitoxin, translating into MIQLKRNLDGIITQIEELKKYLGQNKNILALYIFGSYGTGHERTTSDIDLAILFRNSPSLFEELEIESGISQIFKRDDIDLVNLNKAPIDICHQVLHTGELLYCTDEIALADFKERVFNIYGDYGITLKKFYDDFMKGLRDKYV; encoded by the coding sequence GTGATTCAATTGAAAAGGAATCTTGACGGTATAATAACGCAAATTGAAGAATTAAAAAAATATCTCGGGCAAAATAAAAATATTTTGGCATTATATATATTTGGATCTTACGGTACCGGTCATGAACGCACTACCAGCGATATTGACCTGGCAATATTATTCAGAAACAGCCCTTCACTTTTTGAAGAGCTGGAAATTGAATCCGGCATCAGCCAGATTTTCAAGCGCGACGACATTGATTTGGTCAACTTAAACAAAGCCCCGATAGATATCTGTCATCAGGTATTACATACAGGAGAGCTTTTATACTGTACTGATGAAATAGCCCTTGCAGACTTTAAGGAGAGAGTTTTTAATATCTACGGGGATTATGGAATTACATTAAAAAAATTTTATGATGATTTTATGAAAGGATTGAGAGATAAATATGTATGA
- a CDS encoding APC family permease, which produces MKNKIGLWDLVFMNVSALYGIRWIAKSTADSFGLGLGAIPVWVLFSFIFFVPSALICAELAATYPRDGGLYEWVKEAYGEKWGFMVSWLNWTAKIFWYSSFLTFFTVNVSFALGKPELASDKMFVLILSLVTFWILSLISVRGMSFGKIFTNIGALGSTIPSVLLILMAFISVVIFKNPPASTYTVSTLMPKLNMDSLVAISSIMFALSGAETTANFITEVEDAKNTFPRAIMLAAMIVGGLYVLGSIAITSILPTSQITASRGVLEALAAVASKLGIGPWFIQIIAVSISFSILGAIILYIASPIKMLFGSVQKGIFPEYFTKVNAYNIPANAVIFQAILVTAILLGTNLLPSVDAIYNVLVTMTALTQLFPYVLLFGSYIKLRRERPNENRPYEMTRDNGKAIAIANMVLAITMIGIVLSAAPVMETFRENLIYEIEMIGGGLLVILTGLLIWNNYEKRSPIGKSAALKK; this is translated from the coding sequence ATGAAAAACAAGATCGGCTTATGGGACTTGGTCTTCATGAATGTTTCCGCCTTGTACGGAATAAGATGGATAGCGAAGTCTACTGCGGACAGCTTCGGTTTGGGGCTTGGGGCCATACCGGTATGGGTTTTATTTTCTTTCATCTTCTTCGTGCCCAGTGCCCTCATCTGCGCAGAACTGGCGGCCACGTATCCGAGAGACGGTGGGCTTTACGAGTGGGTTAAAGAAGCTTACGGCGAAAAGTGGGGATTTATGGTATCATGGCTTAACTGGACTGCCAAAATATTCTGGTATTCTTCGTTTTTAACCTTCTTTACAGTCAACGTATCTTTCGCCCTGGGCAAACCCGAACTTGCAAGCGATAAGATGTTCGTATTAATACTCTCGCTTGTGACCTTCTGGATATTATCTCTCATCAGTGTAAGGGGCATGAGCTTCGGTAAGATATTTACCAATATTGGGGCTCTGGGTTCTACAATACCCTCCGTGCTGCTTATTTTAATGGCATTTATTTCTGTTGTAATATTCAAAAATCCTCCGGCTTCCACTTATACGGTATCAACACTTATGCCCAAGCTTAATATGGACTCTCTTGTAGCAATATCGTCGATTATGTTTGCTCTCAGCGGGGCCGAAACTACCGCCAACTTTATAACCGAAGTTGAGGATGCAAAAAATACATTCCCCAGGGCGATTATGCTCGCGGCTATGATCGTAGGGGGCTTATATGTTCTCGGTTCGATAGCCATTACGTCAATTTTGCCGACGAGCCAGATAACAGCTTCAAGGGGTGTGCTGGAAGCCCTTGCAGCAGTTGCATCAAAGCTCGGTATCGGGCCTTGGTTCATACAAATTATTGCTGTTTCTATATCCTTTTCAATACTCGGTGCAATAATACTTTATATAGCTTCTCCCATTAAGATGTTGTTCGGAAGCGTCCAAAAGGGAATTTTTCCGGAGTACTTTACCAAAGTAAATGCTTACAATATTCCTGCAAATGCCGTAATATTCCAGGCAATCCTGGTAACGGCGATACTCCTTGGAACGAACCTTCTGCCATCGGTAGATGCCATATACAACGTACTTGTGACTATGACCGCCCTGACACAGCTCTTCCCCTATGTCCTTCTATTTGGTTCTTATATTAAACTGAGAAGGGAAAGGCCCAATGAGAATAGGCCTTATGAAATGACGAGGGACAATGGAAAAGCTATAGCGATTGCCAATATGGTGCTGGCTATTACAATGATCGGCATAGTGCTTTCGGCAGCGCCCGTTATGGAGACCTTCAGGGAAAACCTTATATATGAAATCGAAATGATAGGTGGAGGGCTTTTGGTAATACTTACAGGACTGCTGATATGGAATAATTATGAGAAAAGATCCCCGATCGGGAAAAGCGCGGCCCTTAAAAAATAA
- the hepT gene encoding type VII toxin-antitoxin system HepT family RNase toxin: MYEIDKKRVLDKIRVIENSLSKLKTLSRLPLDEFISDFRYFDSAKYNLQTAIEAMIDIGNHVISRRGLGIPKTYADTFEILYKSGIIAKNDADIYKLMAKFRNRIVHFYDEVDDKEVYGILQNNLGDFDSFIQQISKLL, encoded by the coding sequence ATGTATGAAATTGATAAAAAAAGGGTTCTAGATAAAATTAGGGTAATTGAAAACAGCCTGTCAAAATTAAAAACACTCTCCCGGCTTCCTTTAGATGAATTTATATCTGATTTCAGATACTTTGATTCCGCAAAATATAATCTTCAAACTGCTATCGAGGCTATGATAGACATAGGTAACCATGTTATATCTCGAAGGGGACTTGGAATTCCAAAAACTTACGCCGATACTTTTGAAATTCTATACAAAAGTGGAATAATAGCAAAAAATGACGCTGATATATATAAGCTAATGGCCAAATTCCGAAATCGTATCGTTCACTTCTATGATGAAGTTGACGATAAAGAGGTTTACGGCATATTGCAAAACAATCTTGGAGATTTTGATTCATTTATCCAGCAAATAAGTAAATTGCTTTAA
- a CDS encoding exonuclease, with translation MAVSLTFYDGADCIGGNKILLEDGKASLFLDFGTNFKAEGMFFDEFLGPRSTFGFYDLLCLGILPPLRSLYRTDLEYPGVWDRFSSHPLYRKNEVTGVFLSHAHFDHCGHFSYIREEVPVITGLTSALICKALQDTGGGNRLQEICYTTPRELKDGLLQTGHYKTTPFRQRRYRIMGIEAIPERACGFWERVDNSRALQCCALEACGGESEIGGLTVRFWPVDHSIPGAGAFGIKTSAGWIIYTGDLRLHGKNAGLTRWFFQEAAKLKPLALICEGTHPGTQKPVTEGEVAANCFDVVAKAGGLVVADFGPRNVERLLSFLDIAGNTGRRLVLTAKDIYLLEALDAAGEDGVPDPNEDERIVLYLRPKAQRKKWEDALLDRFDPTKMVTAEDIKKDAGSYILCFSYYDFHAFLDIQPEGGTYIYSSSEAYDEEMLIDHQRIKNWIDYFGFELYGTLGRDREKSGFHASGHIHGPGIEEMVETIKPEVLIPVHTQDGEFFARFEGFCKVVWPERGKTIKLSGYDGTM, from the coding sequence ATGGCCGTTTCCCTCACCTTTTACGACGGCGCCGACTGCATCGGCGGCAACAAGATACTGCTGGAAGACGGCAAAGCGTCGCTTTTTTTGGATTTCGGCACCAACTTCAAAGCCGAGGGCATGTTCTTCGACGAATTCCTCGGGCCGAGAAGTACGTTCGGCTTTTATGACCTCCTATGCCTCGGCATCCTGCCGCCGCTAAGGAGCCTGTACCGGACAGACCTGGAATACCCGGGCGTATGGGATAGATTCTCATCGCACCCACTGTACCGGAAAAACGAAGTTACGGGCGTATTCCTCTCACACGCCCACTTCGACCACTGCGGCCACTTTTCATACATCCGGGAAGAGGTGCCCGTAATAACCGGGCTGACCAGCGCCCTTATATGCAAAGCCCTTCAAGATACGGGAGGGGGCAACCGCTTGCAGGAAATATGCTATACAACGCCCCGGGAATTAAAGGACGGCCTTCTGCAGACCGGGCACTACAAGACAACCCCCTTCAGGCAGCGCCGCTACCGCATAATGGGAATAGAGGCTATTCCGGAAAGAGCCTGCGGTTTCTGGGAGAGAGTCGATAACTCCCGAGCGCTGCAATGCTGCGCCCTTGAAGCCTGCGGCGGGGAGTCTGAAATCGGCGGCCTTACCGTGCGCTTCTGGCCGGTGGACCACTCCATCCCCGGAGCTGGAGCCTTCGGTATAAAGACTTCCGCCGGCTGGATTATCTACACCGGCGACCTCAGGCTTCACGGTAAAAACGCCGGCCTTACCCGGTGGTTTTTCCAAGAAGCCGCAAAACTAAAGCCTCTTGCCCTCATCTGTGAAGGTACCCATCCGGGGACGCAAAAGCCCGTGACGGAAGGGGAAGTGGCTGCTAACTGTTTCGACGTGGTGGCTAAAGCAGGGGGCCTCGTTGTTGCTGACTTCGGTCCGCGCAACGTAGAGCGCCTGCTTTCATTCCTCGACATAGCCGGAAACACCGGCCGCCGCCTGGTATTGACCGCCAAGGACATATACCTGCTGGAAGCTCTGGATGCGGCGGGAGAGGACGGTGTTCCCGACCCGAACGAAGACGAACGCATAGTGCTTTACCTGCGGCCAAAGGCCCAGAGAAAAAAGTGGGAGGATGCCCTCCTCGACCGGTTCGACCCTACAAAGATGGTAACAGCGGAAGACATAAAAAAAGACGCCGGAAGCTACATACTCTGCTTTTCCTATTACGACTTCCACGCATTTCTTGACATCCAGCCGGAAGGCGGGACCTACATATACTCCTCCAGTGAGGCGTACGACGAAGAAATGCTGATAGACCACCAGCGGATAAAAAACTGGATTGATTATTTTGGTTTTGAACTTTACGGAACGTTAGGTAGGGACCGGGAAAAATCGGGCTTTCACGCCAGCGGGCACATCCACGGCCCGGGAATAGAGGAGATGGTGGAGACAATAAAGCCGGAAGTGCTCATCCCGGTGCATACACAGGACGGGGAATTTTTCGCGCGGTTTGAGGGATTTTGTAAAGTAGTGTGGCCGGAGAGGGGAAAGACTATAAAACTTAGCGGATATGACGGAACTATGTAG
- a CDS encoding pyridoxamine 5'-phosphate oxidase family protein encodes MKTEEVIKFLNENPNGAFATVDDGKPRVRPWQFQFEENGKFYFCTSNTKDVFRQLQKNPFAEFTSTSKDMVTVRLSGRVIFTKDLDVKRKIIEKNEGIKAIYKSADNPIFEVFYIEPSEVIISDLSGNPPIKISF; translated from the coding sequence ATGAAGACGGAAGAAGTAATTAAATTTTTAAACGAAAATCCCAATGGTGCCTTTGCCACTGTGGACGACGGGAAACCACGCGTAAGGCCCTGGCAGTTCCAATTTGAAGAAAACGGGAAATTTTATTTCTGTACATCCAACACCAAAGACGTTTTTAGACAATTGCAAAAGAATCCTTTTGCAGAATTTACCAGTACATCAAAGGATATGGTGACGGTCAGACTGTCCGGTAGGGTTATTTTTACAAAGGATTTGGATGTTAAAAGAAAAATTATTGAAAAAAACGAAGGAATAAAAGCCATATATAAATCTGCAGATAATCCTATCTTTGAGGTCTTTTATATTGAACCCAGTGAAGTGATTATATCTGACCTGTCCGGCAACCCCCCAATTAAGATCAGCTTTTGA
- a CDS encoding GspE/PulE family protein produces the protein MDGKRRLGDLLVEAGMLTPEQLEKALNEQKRSGERLGKVLTRLGYVSEKDILEVLEFQLGIPKVVVEDYQLEPEVVRLIPERLARRHMAIPVRRDGNRLLVAMADPLNLTALDDLRLATGFEIIPAIASEREIETALSRFWQSFLENQAMAGFEETAADTSAAAWDSFDLDEAAETGIEGAPAVQLVNRLIAQAVRARASDIHIEPQEGSVLVRFRVDGLLREVLRLPPGVLSSLTSRIKIMGGMDIAEKRLPQDGRFQITLERRSIDLRVSTMPTVYGEKVVLRILDKKTMLLTLDKLGFSPATKEQYESLIRSTYGMILITGPTGSGKTTTLYATLNALSSPEKNIITIEDPVEYLLPGINQVQVNPKVGLDFAAGLRAILRQDPDIIMVGEIRDRETADIAVRAATTGHLVFSTLHTNDAAGAVTRLLDMGVEPFLVNSSLIGVVAQRLVRLICPQCREPYEPAPGDAAYAFLGENIDKKFYRGRGCRQCNYTGYQGRTAIQEILVMTDEIRSLVAAKAPVTEIKKAAVAGGMVTLREDGLLKAGQGLTTVEEVIRVSMGEF, from the coding sequence GTGGACGGTAAACGCCGGCTGGGGGACCTGCTGGTGGAGGCGGGCATGCTTACCCCCGAACAGCTGGAGAAGGCCTTAAATGAACAAAAGCGGAGCGGAGAGCGCCTGGGCAAGGTACTTACGCGCCTGGGGTATGTGAGCGAGAAGGATATCCTGGAGGTCCTGGAATTTCAGCTGGGTATACCTAAAGTGGTAGTGGAAGATTACCAGCTGGAACCTGAGGTGGTACGGCTGATACCGGAGCGCCTGGCTCGCCGCCACATGGCTATACCCGTCCGCCGGGACGGGAATAGACTGCTGGTGGCCATGGCGGACCCTTTAAACCTTACAGCACTGGATGACCTGCGCCTGGCTACGGGATTTGAAATCATACCGGCCATCGCCTCGGAAAGAGAGATTGAAACGGCTTTGTCCCGTTTCTGGCAGTCCTTCCTGGAAAATCAGGCCATGGCCGGTTTTGAGGAGACAGCGGCGGATACCTCTGCGGCCGCATGGGACTCCTTCGACCTGGATGAAGCGGCCGAGACCGGTATAGAAGGTGCGCCGGCAGTTCAGCTGGTGAACCGGCTGATTGCCCAGGCCGTGCGCGCCAGAGCCAGCGATATCCATATCGAACCTCAGGAAGGGAGCGTGCTGGTGCGCTTCCGGGTGGACGGGCTTTTGCGGGAAGTGCTTCGCCTGCCACCGGGGGTGCTTAGCAGCCTGACTTCCCGAATAAAAATTATGGGGGGTATGGATATCGCCGAAAAGCGGCTGCCTCAGGACGGCCGTTTCCAGATAACGCTGGAGAGGCGCAGTATAGACCTGCGCGTTTCCACCATGCCCACCGTTTATGGCGAAAAAGTTGTGCTGCGTATCCTGGATAAAAAAACTATGCTCCTTACTCTCGATAAGCTGGGCTTTTCGCCCGCTACCAAGGAGCAGTATGAAAGTTTGATACGCAGCACTTACGGAATGATTTTGATCACCGGTCCCACCGGCAGCGGCAAGACCACCACCCTCTACGCCACTTTAAACGCCCTGAGTTCCCCGGAAAAAAATATAATCACCATAGAAGATCCTGTAGAATACCTTTTGCCCGGCATCAATCAGGTGCAGGTAAACCCCAAAGTAGGCCTGGATTTTGCAGCGGGCTTGAGGGCTATTTTGCGCCAGGACCCGGATATTATAATGGTAGGGGAGATTCGCGACAGGGAGACGGCTGATATAGCCGTCCGGGCGGCTACAACGGGCCACCTCGTTTTCAGCACGCTGCACACCAACGACGCGGCCGGGGCGGTGACAAGGCTGCTGGACATGGGTGTGGAGCCGTTTCTCGTAAATTCTTCCCTGATCGGTGTGGTGGCCCAGCGTCTTGTCCGCCTCATCTGCCCGCAGTGCCGCGAGCCCTACGAACCGGCGCCCGGCGATGCGGCCTACGCCTTCCTCGGGGAAAACATAGACAAAAAGTTTTACCGGGGCCGCGGCTGCCGGCAGTGCAATTACACAGGATACCAGGGCAGGACTGCTATCCAGGAAATCCTGGTGATGACCGATGAAATTCGCTCTCTCGTGGCTGCCAAAGCACCCGTTACGGAAATAAAAAAGGCTGCCGTCGCCGGCGGAATGGTTACCTTGCGGGAAGACGGACTTTTAAAGGCCGGCCAGGGATTAACCACAGTGGAAGAAGTGATTCGCGTGTCCATGGGCGAATTTTAG
- a CDS encoding GIY-YIG nuclease family protein translates to MDVNIFYIHQYKFEYVCDIIPETDDNGNIIEYYPQDLYKKKEFVQLNEYGKGPFCRFKIPTFWAKKEGVYCIFSDEQLVYVGECVDLSKRFNMGYGNISPRNCFKGGQPTNCKVNNFILNEIKQGKSVKLYFLETKERFEIEKELIEKFHPQWNSQSGKNIRSNNRVLNEIGMGVKITKDKCNNIKSASVRSGGYEELSAYLKRITGDSIRLTFKEIERIINRTLPPSAYKHAAWWANGGHSHANYWLKVGWRVEKIALGDWVVFSRK, encoded by the coding sequence ATGGATGTTAATATATTTTATATACATCAATATAAATTTGAGTATGTTTGTGACATAATTCCTGAAACCGATGATAATGGGAACATTATTGAGTACTATCCGCAGGATTTATATAAGAAGAAGGAATTTGTCCAATTAAATGAATACGGTAAGGGGCCGTTTTGCAGGTTCAAAATTCCTACTTTCTGGGCTAAGAAAGAAGGGGTTTATTGTATTTTTTCAGATGAGCAACTGGTTTATGTAGGTGAATGTGTAGATCTAAGCAAACGATTTAATATGGGTTACGGCAATATCTCTCCACGCAACTGCTTTAAAGGTGGACAGCCAACGAACTGTAAAGTCAACAATTTTATACTAAATGAGATTAAGCAGGGAAAGTCAGTAAAACTTTATTTTCTGGAGACAAAAGAGCGTTTTGAGATTGAAAAAGAACTTATAGAAAAGTTTCATCCCCAATGGAATTCCCAATCAGGTAAAAATATAAGAAGTAATAATAGGGTTTTAAATGAAATAGGTATGGGGGTTAAAATTACAAAAGATAAATGCAATAATATCAAAAGCGCATCTGTTCGCAGCGGTGGTTATGAAGAGTTGTCAGCTTATCTGAAGAGAATTACTGGAGATTCGATAAGATTGACTTTTAAAGAAATTGAGAGGATTATAAATAGGACTCTTCCTCCATCGGCTTATAAACACGCGGCATGGTGGGCAAATGGAGGGCATTCACACGCGAATTATTGGTTGAAGGTTGGCTGGAGGGTAGAGAAAATCGCCCTTGGAGACTGGGTTGTATTTTCAAGAAAGTAA
- a CDS encoding helix-turn-helix domain-containing protein produces the protein MINEIAEKISKLRKQKGLTLKELSEMTGLSVSFLSQVENGYSSLAITSLKKIADALNVPITEFFSSYHNHSYHIKLSEQKVFKIEGNSAEYVLLSGEFPKRTLEAMIVYIQPGEGLGSKFSHPGEEFVYVLEGAVIVDIDGKEYLVKAGESIHYPSTIPHSWFNPLERKTKLLTVLTPIIF, from the coding sequence ATGATTAATGAAATTGCTGAAAAGATAAGTAAGTTGAGAAAGCAGAAAGGCCTTACTTTGAAAGAATTAAGTGAAATGACAGGCCTTTCGGTCAGCTTTCTATCGCAGGTTGAAAACGGCTACTCGTCGCTGGCCATAACATCCCTTAAGAAAATAGCCGATGCATTAAATGTTCCAATAACTGAGTTTTTCAGCTCTTACCATAACCACAGCTACCATATCAAATTAAGTGAACAGAAAGTATTCAAAATAGAGGGGAATTCTGCAGAATACGTGCTTTTAAGCGGGGAGTTCCCTAAAAGAACGTTAGAAGCAATGATCGTGTACATCCAACCGGGAGAAGGGCTGGGGAGCAAATTCAGCCACCCGGGAGAAGAATTTGTGTATGTGCTTGAAGGCGCCGTAATCGTCGATATCGACGGTAAAGAATATCTGGTAAAGGCAGGAGAGTCGATACACTACCCGTCGACAATACCCCATTCATGGTTTAATCCTCTAGAGCGGAAGACAAAATTGCTGACCGTGCTAACCCCTATTATTTTTTGA
- a CDS encoding AMP-binding protein, giving the protein MKHLPAGLRSQVEKQRGEQDAHDSRLIVRLGRYTLVHTSGSTGKPCNFLYNDSAITQVVANMVRLSLGGKAKIRLWDFPVRVLFVASVGRGYASTTLALNGIKKYNAKSLILNVQDPLESWPEKIQEFDPNYLAGYPSCIQIVADMQAKGSIHIRPKKVITGGEPITVERARYFQEVFGCDIIDYYACTESLALGAGASWYDGIYLFDDMNYCEVDEFGRLIVTVLYNEVFPLIRYRLNDVVLGFTRGPVGPLPYTRIDKVLGRSEDMMWFRNPAGKWDFLHPLFIDDLNVPGIKEFQFVQVNEISFRLRIVPEPGTNGESLTEKAREQVNAFLTRKNLSNVKFSVDLTDSLDVDKISGKVKLVVGALKPGSDF; this is encoded by the coding sequence GTGAAGCACCTGCCTGCCGGCTTGAGGTCCCAGGTTGAAAAGCAGCGCGGAGAGCAAGATGCCCATGACAGCAGGCTCATAGTAAGACTAGGCCGTTACACTCTTGTGCACACTTCGGGGAGCACGGGAAAGCCTTGCAATTTCCTCTACAACGATTCAGCCATCACGCAGGTTGTAGCAAACATGGTCAGGTTGAGCCTGGGAGGTAAGGCAAAGATAAGACTATGGGATTTTCCTGTCCGTGTGCTGTTCGTGGCTTCCGTGGGGAGGGGATATGCCAGCACAACTCTGGCATTAAATGGGATAAAGAAATACAACGCGAAGAGCCTGATTCTGAACGTCCAGGATCCCCTAGAATCCTGGCCCGAAAAGATTCAAGAGTTTGATCCAAATTACCTTGCAGGTTATCCTTCGTGTATACAAATCGTGGCAGACATGCAGGCCAAGGGAAGCATACATATACGTCCGAAGAAGGTGATCACCGGAGGAGAACCTATCACCGTGGAAAGAGCGCGCTATTTTCAAGAGGTCTTCGGCTGCGATATTATAGACTATTACGCATGTACCGAGTCACTAGCTCTCGGGGCAGGTGCCAGCTGGTACGACGGCATCTACCTTTTCGATGACATGAACTACTGCGAGGTAGATGAATTTGGTAGGCTCATAGTAACTGTACTTTATAACGAGGTTTTTCCCCTGATACGTTACCGCCTCAACGACGTTGTGCTGGGTTTTACCAGAGGTCCGGTGGGTCCCTTACCGTATACGCGTATCGACAAGGTTCTCGGCAGGAGCGAAGACATGATGTGGTTCAGAAATCCCGCGGGGAAATGGGATTTCCTCCATCCCCTCTTTATTGATGACCTTAACGTTCCGGGTATCAAGGAGTTCCAGTTTGTTCAGGTCAATGAGATATCGTTCCGCCTCAGGATAGTTCCCGAACCGGGGACCAACGGAGAGAGTCTTACTGAAAAAGCGCGAGAACAGGTCAATGCCTTCCTCACCAGAAAAAATCTGAGCAACGTCAAATTTTCCGTCGATTTAACAGATTCGCTCGATGTGGATAAGATATCGGGTAAGGTTAAACTAGTGGTTGGCGCGCTCAAGCCCGGGAGCGATTTTTAA